A part of Lacinutrix sp. 5H-3-7-4 genomic DNA contains:
- a CDS encoding VOC family protein, with amino-acid sequence MNLNQVTIATENTRQLVSFYKKLGLKLIVDALPRYARLECPDGEATLSISFTDDILLRNNTTLYFENQELDAVVKTLQNKGITFNQLPKNESWLWREAKLQDPDGNNIILFKAGENRKNPPWRI; translated from the coding sequence ATGAACTTAAACCAAGTTACAATAGCCACTGAAAACACAAGACAACTAGTATCTTTTTATAAAAAATTAGGTTTAAAATTAATTGTAGATGCTTTGCCTCGTTATGCTAGGCTGGAATGTCCAGATGGTGAGGCTACTTTATCTATAAGCTTTACAGATGATATTTTATTAAGGAACAACACCACGCTTTATTTTGAAAATCAAGAGCTTGATGCTGTCGTTAAAACGCTTCAAAATAAAGGCATTACATTTAACCAATTACCAAAAAATGAGTCTTGGTTATGGCGCGAAGCCAAACTCCAAGACCCAGATGGTAATAATATTATTCTTTTTAAAGCTGGTGAAAATCGTAAAAATCCACCATGGCGTATTTAA
- a CDS encoding MFS transporter translates to MKTLFNNYLNTFKGLSKEVWWLALITLINRAGTMVIPFLSIYLTEDLNLSLEKVAWVMTCFGLGSVIGTWLGGKLTDTIGFYKVMVVSLFFTGILFIAVQFLKTFESFCLGIFLLMVVADTFRPAMFVAMSTYSKPKNKTRSVTLIRLAINLGFSAGPAVGGLIISGIGYSGLFWVDGLTCIAATLLLIKVLNPKKAIVQDEIKIENPESAYKNKSFIIFFFAMLVFAVIFFQYFSAMPLYYKDVHLLNTVEIGLLLGANGFFIFLFEMPLISWLEKTKYNKVSLVLFGAFLTGLSFIVLNITAWSGILIIGMFLMTVGEMIAFPFSNSYVMDLAKKGNQGEYMAMYIMSFSIASVFGFNAGLQIVSGIGFNSTWLVMTALAGICILLLFVLKLYMKKKINSNELKPSYNSH, encoded by the coding sequence ATGAAAACGCTATTCAATAATTACTTAAACACTTTTAAAGGCCTCTCCAAAGAAGTATGGTGGCTTGCACTAATTACATTAATTAATCGTGCCGGTACAATGGTTATTCCTTTTCTTTCTATTTACTTAACCGAAGATCTAAATCTCTCGTTAGAAAAGGTTGCTTGGGTAATGACCTGTTTTGGCTTAGGCTCTGTAATTGGTACTTGGTTAGGAGGCAAATTAACAGATACTATTGGCTTTTACAAAGTTATGGTTGTAAGCCTTTTTTTTACTGGGATTTTATTTATTGCCGTACAATTTTTAAAAACGTTTGAGTCTTTTTGTTTGGGTATATTTCTACTAATGGTTGTTGCAGATACTTTTAGACCTGCCATGTTTGTTGCTATGAGTACTTATAGTAAGCCAAAAAATAAAACTAGAAGTGTAACCTTAATTAGACTTGCTATAAATTTAGGCTTCTCTGCCGGACCTGCAGTTGGTGGCTTAATAATTTCGGGTATAGGCTATTCGGGACTTTTTTGGGTAGATGGCTTAACTTGCATAGCAGCTACACTACTGCTAATTAAAGTATTAAACCCGAAAAAGGCAATTGTACAAGATGAAATAAAAATAGAGAATCCAGAATCTGCCTATAAGAACAAAAGCTTTATTATATTCTTTTTTGCAATGCTTGTTTTTGCTGTTATATTCTTTCAATATTTTTCGGCAATGCCTTTATATTACAAAGATGTACATTTATTAAATACTGTAGAAATAGGCTTACTTTTAGGCGCTAATGGCTTTTTTATATTTTTATTTGAAATGCCTTTAATTAGCTGGCTAGAAAAAACGAAATACAACAAAGTAAGTCTAGTATTATTTGGAGCCTTTTTAACAGGCTTAAGCTTTATTGTTTTAAATATTACAGCATGGTCTGGAATATTAATAATTGGTATGTTTTTAATGACCGTTGGTGAAATGATTGCTTTTCCTTTTTCAAACTCTTATGTTATGGATCTTGCAAAAAAAGGAAACCAAGGTGAGTATATGGCTATGTATATTATGTCTTTCTCTATTGCAAGTGTATTTGGTTTTAATGCAGGATTGCAAATAGTATCTGGTATTGGTTTTAATAGCACGTGGTTAGTAATGACAGCGCTTGCAGGAATTTGCATTTTACTTTTATTTGTTTTAAAATTATATATGAAGAAAAAAATTAATAGTAATGAACTTAAACCAAGTTACAATAGCCACTGA
- a CDS encoding CocE/NonD family hydrolase, with protein sequence MKHIFKITFALLILFTSCKKDLKTTTTTTVTQETDTYVQDNYTKKEVDIAMRDGIKLHTTIYSPKDTSKEYPIIMMRTPYSSQPYGENNFKKKIGPNVHLMKEGNIIVYQDVRGRWMSEGVYDNMRAYIPNKKDNNDIDESSDTYDTIDWLVNNVENNNGRVGTWGISYPGFYATYSTIDAHPALKAASPQACIGDFFFDDFHHNGAFLLSYFRAVSLFGTTKNKPTDSAWYKLPNLPTQDQYQFFLDAGPLSNLNSYFQYETPDDKSVSKTDRIDDVFWKEIIEHPNYDSIWKPKGLIQNLKHSKPTVATMIVGGFFDAEDLYGPLETYKAIEKNNPEAYNTIVFGPWDHGRWASSAEKNYVGNYFFGDSISLNYQKQVETKFFNHFLKGSGDKNTGLPEAYVFDSGKKDWSSFNAWPPENVTKQKMYLNANQELATTKKGNTKEVFISDLKRPVPYSEDIKTVFTPRKYMTDDQRFAARRPDVLVFETEALEKDLTLAGDILANLKVATTGTDADWIVKVIDVHPGDIEEQEEGMQDHLKLSNYHMMVRSEVMRGRFRNSFEKPEPFVPNKTTDVTIKLQDVFHTIKAGHKLQIQVQSTWFPLIDLNPQTFVPNIYKAKESDFKNQTHTVLNASNIEFSILAN encoded by the coding sequence ATGAAACACATTTTTAAAATCACTTTTGCGCTTTTAATTCTTTTTACGTCCTGTAAAAAAGATTTAAAAACAACAACAACAACAACTGTTACTCAAGAAACAGATACGTATGTACAAGATAATTATACCAAAAAAGAAGTGGATATCGCCATGCGAGATGGTATAAAGTTGCACACAACCATTTATTCTCCAAAAGACACAAGTAAGGAATACCCTATAATAATGATGCGTACGCCATATAGTAGTCAACCTTATGGAGAGAATAATTTTAAGAAAAAAATAGGTCCTAATGTCCATTTAATGAAAGAAGGTAATATTATTGTATATCAAGATGTTCGTGGCCGTTGGATGAGTGAAGGTGTTTACGATAATATGCGAGCTTACATTCCTAATAAAAAAGATAATAACGATATTGACGAATCATCTGATACTTACGATACTATAGATTGGCTTGTAAACAATGTAGAAAATAATAATGGCCGCGTTGGAACTTGGGGAATTAGCTATCCAGGTTTTTATGCAACATATTCAACTATAGATGCGCATCCAGCATTGAAAGCAGCATCGCCACAAGCGTGTATTGGTGATTTCTTTTTCGACGATTTTCATCATAATGGTGCATTTTTATTAAGCTATTTTAGAGCCGTTTCTCTCTTCGGAACTACAAAAAATAAACCTACAGATTCTGCATGGTATAAATTACCAAATTTACCAACACAAGATCAGTATCAGTTTTTCTTAGATGCTGGACCACTTAGCAATTTAAATAGCTATTTTCAATATGAAACTCCCGATGATAAATCTGTTTCTAAAACAGATAGAATTGATGATGTGTTTTGGAAAGAAATTATAGAGCATCCAAATTACGATAGTATTTGGAAACCAAAAGGACTTATTCAAAATTTAAAACATTCTAAACCTACTGTAGCGACTATGATAGTTGGTGGTTTTTTTGATGCAGAAGATTTGTATGGACCATTAGAAACCTATAAAGCTATTGAAAAAAATAATCCTGAAGCTTACAATACTATTGTGTTTGGACCTTGGGACCACGGACGTTGGGCAAGTAGTGCCGAAAAAAATTATGTAGGTAATTATTTCTTTGGCGATTCAATATCTCTAAACTACCAAAAACAAGTAGAAACAAAGTTTTTTAATCACTTTTTAAAAGGAAGTGGCGATAAAAATACAGGGTTACCAGAAGCTTATGTTTTTGATTCTGGAAAAAAAGATTGGAGTAGTTTTAACGCTTGGCCACCAGAAAACGTTACTAAACAGAAAATGTATTTAAATGCTAACCAGGAATTAGCAACAACAAAAAAGGGAAATACTAAAGAGGTTTTTATTAGTGATTTAAAACGTCCTGTACCATATTCTGAAGATATAAAAACGGTGTTTACACCAAGAAAGTATATGACAGACGATCAACGTTTTGCTGCTAGACGACCAGATGTATTAGTTTTTGAAACTGAAGCATTAGAGAAAGATTTAACTTTAGCAGGAGATATTTTAGCAAATTTAAAAGTAGCAACAACAGGAACAGATGCAGATTGGATTGTTAAAGTTATAGATGTACATCCTGGAGACATTGAAGAGCAAGAAGAAGGTATGCAAGATCACTTAAAACTTAGTAATTACCATATGATGGTTAGAAGTGAAGTTATGCGTGGTCGTTTTAGAAATAGCTTTGAAAAACCAGAACCTTTTGTGCCTAATAAAACTACAGATGTAACTATTAAATTACAAGATGTTTTTCATACAATAAAAGCAGGACATAAATTGCAAATACAAGTTCAAAGTACTTGGTTCCCACTTATTGATTTAAATCCGCAAACATTTGTACCAAATATTTATAAAGCCAAAGAAAGCGATTTTAAAAACCAAACGCATACAGTATTAAATGCTTCTAATATTGAATTTTCAATTTTAGCTAATTAA
- a CDS encoding DJ-1/PfpI family protein, with product MINIKNIGFLFLILTLFGCNSNKKNTVSPPNITSEKQIEEKQFPKLEPNRYNVAFLIMDGTFNTELTAPFDIFQHTIFRENIKAMNVFTVANTDKPITTFEGMRITPDYNYVKNKLPKIDILVVPSAEHHLDTDLEDKVMIDFVKKIDKEATFITSHCDGAFVLAKAGLLNNVTSTTFPSDIDKMREMFPKLDIKKEVLFVHDGKYITSAGGAKSFEAALYLCEYLYGKEIAQSLAGGLVIDWNLNNVPHLIIEKNL from the coding sequence ATGATTAATATAAAAAATATAGGCTTCCTTTTTTTAATTTTAACACTATTTGGATGTAATTCTAATAAGAAAAACACTGTCTCACCTCCTAATATTACCAGTGAAAAACAAATTGAAGAAAAACAATTCCCTAAATTAGAGCCTAACCGTTATAATGTTGCGTTTTTAATAATGGATGGTACTTTTAATACAGAACTAACTGCGCCTTTCGATATTTTTCAACATACCATATTTAGAGAAAATATTAAGGCTATGAATGTTTTTACTGTTGCAAATACAGATAAACCTATTACTACATTTGAAGGCATGCGTATTACTCCAGATTATAACTATGTAAAAAATAAACTACCTAAAATAGATATTTTAGTAGTACCAAGTGCAGAACATCATTTAGATACAGACCTAGAAGATAAAGTAATGATTGATTTTGTTAAAAAAATTGATAAAGAAGCTACTTTTATAACATCGCATTGTGATGGAGCTTTTGTATTGGCAAAAGCGGGACTATTAAATAATGTTACTTCAACAACTTTCCCTAGTGATATTGATAAAATGCGAGAAATGTTTCCTAAACTAGATATTAAAAAAGAGGTGTTATTTGTTCATGATGGTAAATACATTACCTCTGCTGGTGGTGCAAAAAGTTTTGAAGCTGCACTATATTTATGCGAATATCTTTACGGAAAAGAAATTGCACAATCCCTCGCTGGTGGTTTAGTAATAGACTGGAATCTTAATAATGTACCACATTTAATTATTGAAAAGAATCTTTAA
- a CDS encoding RES family NAD+ phosphorylase: protein MRGFRIAKKQYLEDLSGEGSRLYGGRWNKKGMAMLYFSDSLSTSLLEVLVHLDFKYLSNDFGYMEVEIPDTLVNKSLKIKDLNSDWRDNPPKSSTINLGNNFLKENKKLALKVPCAILPIANNILVNPKHKDIGKLKIIKISDLDIDSRLLDSTKL from the coding sequence ATGCGAGGTTTTAGAATAGCTAAAAAGCAATATTTAGAAGATTTATCTGGTGAAGGTTCTAGGTTATATGGTGGCCGTTGGAATAAAAAAGGTATGGCTATGTTATATTTCTCAGACAGTTTATCTACAAGTCTTTTAGAGGTTTTAGTGCACCTTGATTTTAAATATTTATCTAACGATTTTGGTTATATGGAAGTGGAAATTCCAGATACCTTGGTTAATAAAAGTCTAAAAATAAAAGATTTAAATAGCGATTGGAGAGATAACCCACCAAAAAGCAGTACTATAAATCTTGGAAATAACTTTTTAAAAGAAAATAAAAAATTAGCATTAAAAGTACCTTGTGCTATACTGCCAATAGCAAATAATATTTTAGTAAACCCAAAGCATAAAGACATAGGTAAATTAAAGATTATTAAAATTTCAGATTTAGATATCGATAGTCGTTTGTTGGATTCTACAAAACTTTAA
- a CDS encoding Lrp/AsnC family transcriptional regulator yields the protein MTIDNLNWKILNCLQKQARQSNAEIGRQVGISSPAVSERIKKMEDAGVIQSYNTMVSSIAVGYQFKAIINLRAFMGMLKPFLEKVKTYDEVTNCYRITGNENIVMEVVLKHQKHLESFIDQLIVYGEVKTQIVLSHVVKNNPVKRV from the coding sequence ATGACTATTGATAATTTAAATTGGAAAATTTTAAATTGTTTGCAAAAGCAAGCGAGACAATCTAATGCCGAAATTGGTAGACAAGTAGGCATATCCTCTCCAGCAGTTTCAGAGCGTATAAAAAAAATGGAAGATGCCGGAGTTATACAAAGCTATAATACAATGGTTTCTTCTATAGCTGTTGGTTATCAATTTAAAGCTATTATTAACTTAAGAGCATTTATGGGCATGTTAAAGCCCTTTTTAGAAAAAGTAAAAACTTATGATGAGGTTACAAATTGTTATAGAATTACTGGTAACGAAAATATTGTAATGGAAGTTGTATTAAAACATCAAAAACATTTAGAATCATTTATAGATCAATTAATTGTTTATGGAGAGGTTAAAACTCAAATTGTTTTATCTCATGTAGTAAAAAATAATCCTGTTAAAAGAGTTTAA
- a CDS encoding antitoxin Xre-like helix-turn-helix domain-containing protein → MKPYKQESSIQNLANEPETFYGLDNKYDRIISVLGGSANISQDINSDFDLIQITRKGLPKSAVLTLSKLLGISMEHMSDLIHVSHRTIQRKSDSDLLNVYSTEQILEIAQVVSRGIEVLGTLDNFTSWLHSDIRVLNYNKPISLLDTSFGTALILDVLGRIEFGVYS, encoded by the coding sequence ATGAAACCTTACAAACAAGAATCTAGTATTCAAAACTTAGCAAATGAGCCAGAAACTTTTTATGGCTTAGATAACAAATACGATAGAATTATAAGTGTTTTGGGAGGTAGTGCAAATATCTCTCAAGATATAAACAGCGATTTTGATCTTATTCAAATTACTAGAAAAGGATTGCCAAAATCTGCGGTTTTAACGCTTAGTAAATTATTAGGTATTTCTATGGAGCACATGAGTGATTTAATACATGTTTCGCACCGTACAATTCAACGTAAAAGTGATAGTGATTTATTAAATGTTTACAGTACAGAGCAAATACTAGAAATTGCTCAAGTTGTTTCACGCGGTATAGAAGTTTTAGGAACACTAGATAACTTCACATCTTGGTTGCACAGTGATATTCGTGTTTTAAACTATAATAAACCTATTAGTTTGCTAGATACCAGTTTTGGTACTGCATTAATTTTAGATGTTTTAGGCCGTATAGAATTTGGTGTTTACTCTTAA
- a CDS encoding sigma-70 family RNA polymerase sigma factor — translation MIMTTKQIWKTYSDDLKRFIFSKVKNDAVADDILQDVFVKIHTKLNTLQDVSKLKSWLFSIARYSVLDYFKTNNKTFEIANFETQTQIKQSTHTEKECLHGILKSLPKKYREPLFLSDIKGLKQADIAKQLQLTLPTVKSQIQRARKMVAQGFMDCCGFVENDNGVLVGEIQEKEDCKICN, via the coding sequence ATGATTATGACAACAAAACAAATTTGGAAAACATATTCTGATGATTTAAAACGTTTTATTTTTAGTAAAGTAAAAAATGATGCGGTAGCAGATGATATATTGCAGGATGTGTTTGTAAAAATTCATACTAAGTTAAATACTCTGCAAGACGTTTCTAAACTAAAATCTTGGTTATTTTCTATTGCAAGATATTCAGTACTAGATTATTTTAAAACAAATAATAAAACGTTTGAGATTGCAAATTTTGAAACTCAAACGCAAATAAAACAATCTACTCACACAGAAAAAGAATGCTTACATGGCATTTTAAAAAGCTTACCTAAAAAGTATAGAGAACCATTGTTTCTTTCAGATATTAAAGGATTAAAGCAAGCAGATATTGCGAAACAATTACAACTTACTCTGCCAACCGTAAAATCTCAAATACAACGCGCCCGAAAAATGGTTGCACAAGGTTTTATGGATTGTTGTGGTTTTGTTGAGAATGATAATGGTGTATTGGTTGGAGAAATACAAGAAAAAGAAGATTGTAAAATTTGTAATTAA